One Aegilops tauschii subsp. strangulata cultivar AL8/78 chromosome 7, Aet v6.0, whole genome shotgun sequence genomic window carries:
- the LOC109752987 gene encoding acyl-acyl carrier protein thioesterase TE3, chloroplastic, with protein sequence MQQPATNIAPHTQHPPPSLAHAAGARSRATYSLPGHPVLLSRHSYRSRHVEALAVHATCSQGISNGNVGQDIQLRTDKFFELEMTVHDSELDQYGVVHNAMYVVYIHKAREEMAASIGFSMTSIARSGNAMAVLELNIKYFKPLLRGAKFVVKVRLVQIKGTRILVDHIIETLPNRELVLEATATVVCLNKDYRPTRVFPEMSFKLQRFFSSQDDEDADQLTSYKVLS encoded by the exons ATGCAGCAGCCTGCTACCAACATCGCTCCCCACACCCAACACCCACCACCTTCTTTGGCCCATGCTGCAGGGGCTAGATCCAGAGCTACATATTCTCTCCCCGGACACCCCGTGTTGCTCTCTCGCCATTCGTATCGGTCCCGCCATGTGGAGGCTCTAGCCGTTCATGCCACTTGCTCCCAAGGAATCTCCAACGGCAACGTCGGCCAAGATATACAACTAAG GACGGACAAGTTCTTCGAGCTGGAGATGACCGTCCATGACAGCGAGCTTGACCAGTATGGAGTCGTTCACAATGCCATGTATGTTGTTTACATCCACAAAG CTCGAGAGGAGATGGCTGCGAGCATTGGCTTCAGCATGACCTCCATAGCACGCAGCGGCAACGCGATGGCGGTCTTGGAACTGAACATCAAGTACTTCAAGCCTCTACTG CGAGGTGCGAAGTTTGTTGTCAAGGTGAGGCTTGTCCAGATAAAGGGCACAAGGATACTCGTCGATCACATCATCGAGACGCTGCCAAACCGTGAG CTTGTTTTGGAAGCGACGGCGACCGTCGTCTGCCTCAACAAGGACTACCGTCCCACCCGCGTCTTCCCGGAGATGTCGTTCAAGCTGCAGCGCTTCTTCTCGTCCCAGGATGACGAGGATGCAGACCAGCTTACCAGTTATAAAGTGTTGTCGTAA